A portion of the Candidatus Poribacteria bacterium genome contains these proteins:
- a CDS encoding zinc-binding dehydrogenase, with the protein MIRVTKPEGFGNIQLEEVPIPEINAQQVRVQTDTTLISRGSELFRRYIREDAVSPAIMGYSLTGVVDAVGAEVEDYQVGQRVMVVAPHAEYVVAEPNATEGRIVPLLDDVSFEEGTFLPLATSAIAWSDSSGVKAEDTIVILGQGLVGSLMMQVLQGYNPARIITVDALPLRCELSVKLGANTVINAEDVDPVEAVLGLTGGKGADLVIDCVGGYAGIKSFEQAQDMTRRFGIIQLIALYQQAPLPLHASKMMSKRLVAGILTDEPRSQIAARALQKIQHKEIHASEMITHRFHYTEAKDAFDLLWNTPGDALGVLIKWQ; encoded by the coding sequence ATGATTCGAGTAACTAAGCCAGAAGGTTTCGGCAACATCCAATTGGAAGAGGTGCCGATACCGGAGATCAATGCGCAACAGGTTCGAGTACAAACGGACACGACCTTAATCAGCCGAGGCTCCGAACTGTTTCGACGGTATATCCGAGAAGATGCAGTTTCACCCGCAATTATGGGTTACTCTCTCACGGGCGTTGTGGATGCAGTTGGCGCAGAGGTAGAAGATTATCAGGTCGGTCAACGCGTCATGGTTGTCGCACCGCACGCCGAATATGTCGTCGCTGAACCGAACGCAACGGAAGGACGCATCGTCCCGCTCCTTGACGACGTGAGTTTTGAGGAGGGGACTTTTCTACCGCTTGCAACCAGTGCTATCGCTTGGTCAGATTCGTCCGGCGTTAAAGCCGAAGATACCATCGTCATTCTCGGACAAGGCTTGGTAGGAAGTCTGATGATGCAGGTGTTACAAGGCTATAATCCGGCGCGAATTATAACCGTGGATGCGTTGCCACTCCGATGTGAATTGTCGGTAAAACTCGGTGCTAATACCGTCATAAACGCTGAGGACGTAGATCCCGTGGAAGCCGTCCTGGGGCTCACGGGCGGCAAAGGCGCAGATCTCGTGATCGATTGTGTCGGTGGATACGCTGGGATCAAATCGTTCGAGCAGGCGCAGGATATGACACGTCGGTTCGGCATTATCCAGCTTATCGCCCTCTACCAACAGGCACCCTTACCCTTACACGCCTCAAAGATGATGAGCAAACGTCTCGTTGCAGGTATCTTAACGGACGAACCTCGCTCTCAGATTGCGGCACGCGCCTTGCAAAAAATACAGCACAAGGAAATTCACGCATCTGAGATGATTACCCATCGTTTCCATTATACCGAAGCGAAAGATGCGTTTGACCTTCTCTGGAATACTCCCGGTGATGCACTCGGAGTCCTGATAAAATGGCAGTAG
- a CDS encoding class I SAM-dependent methyltransferase, with amino-acid sequence MAVDSFPREVNFRAELRGTPLTFSATWGLFSPKAIDAGTHLLIEHLNVQEGDICLDLGCGYGAIGITLAKCAQTATVYMVDKDFVAVDYARKNAKQNQLQNCHILLSNGFSHLPDIQFDLIASNLPANVGKELLQIFLTDAKRYLKPNGRLYVVTISGLRAFIKRNFLNIFGNYEKVKQRHTHTVARATCV; translated from the coding sequence ATGGCAGTAGATTCCTTTCCACGAGAAGTCAACTTCCGAGCGGAATTGCGGGGGACACCCCTTACCTTTTCCGCAACGTGGGGGCTTTTCTCACCAAAAGCGATTGATGCAGGCACACACCTATTAATTGAGCATCTGAACGTTCAAGAAGGCGACATCTGTCTCGACCTCGGGTGTGGATACGGTGCCATCGGTATCACGCTCGCAAAATGTGCACAAACGGCAACCGTCTATATGGTGGACAAGGATTTCGTAGCCGTTGACTATGCCCGTAAAAACGCGAAACAGAATCAACTCCAGAACTGTCACATCCTGTTGAGCAACGGTTTTAGCCATCTCCCCGATATTCAATTCGATCTCATTGCCTCTAATCTACCTGCCAATGTCGGTAAGGAACTCCTACAGATTTTTCTGACCGACGCGAAGCGGTATCTCAAACCGAATGGGCGACTTTATGTTGTTACGATTTCAGGACTTCGAGCATTCATCAAGCGTAACTTTCTGAATATATTTGGGAACTATGAGAAGGTCAAACAACGCCACACCCATACCGTTGCCAGGGCAACGTGTGTATGA